The Geobacillus genomosp. 3 genome segment GCGGTGCGGTAGCTGTCATAGTACGCGAGGGCGTTGGCGAATCCTGGCACCGGAATGCCGCGCATCGCCGCGGTGGCGACGATTTCGCGGAGCGCGTCTTGGTAGCGTTCGACGATGTCTTGGAAATACGGATCCAAGAGCAAGTTCGAAAGCGCTGGATCACGGTCGTACGCCTCTTTAATTTTTTGCAAAAATTGCGCGCGGATGATGCAGCCGCCGCGGAAAATCATCGCGATGTCGCCATAGCGCAAGTTCCAATCGTATTCGTCGGACGCCGCCTTCATTTGCGCAAATCCTTGGGCGTACGAGCAAATTTTGCTCATGTAGAGCGCGCGGCGCACGGCTTCGATGAAGTGGGCGCGGTCGCCTTCAAACGGCTTCACCGCCGGGCCGGAGAGGACTTTGCTTGCTTTCACGCGCTCGTCTTTCATCGCCGAAATGAAGCGGGCGAACACCGATTCCGTAATGATCGGCAGCGGAACGCCCAAATCGAGGGCGTTTTGGCTCGTCCATTTGCCCGTCCCTTTTTGCCCGGCTTTGTCCAAAATGACATCAACGAGCGGCTTGCCGGTTTCTTCATCGATTTTCGTGAAAATGTCAGCGGTAATTTCAATGAGATAGCTGTTCAATTCGCCTTTGTTCCAGTCAGCGAACACTTCGTGCAATTCGTTCGCTTCCATGCCGAGCACATGTTTGAGCAGGAAGTACGCTTCAGCGATCAGCTGCATGTCGCCGTATTCGATGCCGTTATGCACCATTTTGACGTAATGGCCGGCGCCGTCCGGACCGATGTACGTCGTGCACGGCTCGCCGTCGACTTTGGCGGCGATGGCTTCAAAGATCGGACGCACGAGCTCATGCGCTTCTTTTTGTCCCCCCGGCATGATCGACGGTCCTTTCAGCGCCCCTTCCTCGCCGCCGGAGACGCCGGTGCCGATGAAGTGGATGCCAAGTTCGGCAAGTTCTTTGTTTCGGCGCTGCGTATCTTTGAAATACGTATTGCCGCCGTCAATTAAAATATCGCCTTTTTCCAAATACGGCTTCAGCTGTTCGATCGTCGCGTCCGTCGGCGCGCCCGCTTTCACCATGAGCAAAATTTTCCGCGGCTTTTCCAGGGCGTTGACGAATTCTTCGATGCTGTATGTACCAACAACGTTTTTTCCTTTCGCTTCTTCCAAAAATTCATCCGTTTTTTCGCGCGAACGGTTGTACACCGCCACCGAATAACCCCGGCTTTCAATGTTCAACGCCAAATTTTTCCCCATGACCGCCAGTCCGATGACGCCAATTTGCTGTTTTGCCATCATTCAACGTCCCTTTCCGTTTTTGGTTTGTTCACTAAACAACATACCACACGTTT includes the following:
- the gndA gene encoding NADP-dependent phosphogluconate dehydrogenase; translation: MAKQQIGVIGLAVMGKNLALNIESRGYSVAVYNRSREKTDEFLEEAKGKNVVGTYSIEEFVNALEKPRKILLMVKAGAPTDATIEQLKPYLEKGDILIDGGNTYFKDTQRRNKELAELGIHFIGTGVSGGEEGALKGPSIMPGGQKEAHELVRPIFEAIAAKVDGEPCTTYIGPDGAGHYVKMVHNGIEYGDMQLIAEAYFLLKHVLGMEANELHEVFADWNKGELNSYLIEITADIFTKIDEETGKPLVDVILDKAGQKGTGKWTSQNALDLGVPLPIITESVFARFISAMKDERVKASKVLSGPAVKPFEGDRAHFIEAVRRALYMSKICSYAQGFAQMKAASDEYDWNLRYGDIAMIFRGGCIIRAQFLQKIKEAYDRDPALSNLLLDPYFQDIVERYQDALREIVATAAMRGIPVPGFANALAYYDSYRTAVLPANLIQAQRDYFGAHTYERVDKEGIFHTEWLK